The following are encoded in a window of Candidatus Desulfatibia profunda genomic DNA:
- the rpsB gene encoding 30S ribosomal protein S2 gives MAYITMKELLEAGVHFGHQTKRWNPKMKPYIFGARNGIYIIDLQKTVRMFRTVYDFVVDTTAEGKSLLFVGTKKQARDAIYEESNRCEMYYIHNRWLGGMLTNFQTIRKSIDRLNYLNAIQNDESINLFPKKERLKLLKERLKLDNNLGGIRNMNGLPGALFVVDPKNEAIAVQEGRRLGIPIVAIVDTNCDPDEIDYIIPGNDDAIRAIRLITSRIADACLEGRQRLQEKRQAEADKEIEAESEVVAASVELKPGERKVISDGSGGPVVEIIRRSVPVDARDDEASEDSAKIESKDAIEAELQENDGDDN, from the coding sequence ATGGCTTATATTACAATGAAGGAACTTCTTGAAGCCGGAGTTCATTTCGGACATCAGACAAAGCGTTGGAACCCCAAGATGAAACCTTACATCTTCGGAGCCAGGAACGGTATTTATATTATCGATCTTCAAAAGACCGTTCGCATGTTCCGGACGGTGTATGATTTTGTCGTCGATACAACCGCCGAAGGCAAGTCGCTTCTTTTTGTCGGGACCAAGAAGCAGGCCCGCGATGCCATTTATGAAGAGTCGAATCGATGCGAGATGTATTACATTCACAACCGGTGGCTCGGCGGTATGCTGACCAATTTTCAAACCATACGAAAAAGTATCGATCGTTTGAACTATCTGAATGCCATCCAGAACGACGAATCGATTAATCTTTTTCCTAAAAAAGAGAGACTGAAACTATTAAAGGAACGCCTGAAGTTAGATAATAATCTTGGCGGTATTCGTAACATGAACGGGCTTCCCGGAGCCCTTTTCGTTGTTGATCCCAAGAACGAGGCGATTGCGGTGCAAGAGGGCCGACGGCTGGGCATTCCGATTGTTGCGATCGTTGATACCAATTGTGACCCTGATGAGATCGATTACATTATACCCGGTAATGACGATGCCATCCGCGCAATCCGGCTGATTACTTCCAGAATTGCCGATGCCTGCCTTGAAGGTCGGCAGCGGCTGCAGGAAAAACGGCAGGCCGAGGCCGATAAGGAGATCGAAGCGGAATCCGAGGTCGTTGCCGCCAGTGTGGAGTTAAAACCGGGTGAACGCAAAGTGATCTCAGATGGTTCAGGGGGGCCTGTCGTAGAAATAATCAGACGATCGGTGCCGGTAGATGCTCGAGATGATGAAGCCTCGGAAGATTCTGCAAAGATAGAATCAAAAGATGCGATTGAAGCGGAATTACAGGAGAATGACGGTGACGACAATTAG
- the tsf gene encoding translation elongation factor Ts — MTTISAAMVKQLREKTGAGIMDCKEALSESDGNVSKAIDFLRKKGLATAARRAGRTTVEGIIQSYIHMDGKLGVLVEVNCESDFVAKNEDFKEFAKNIAMHIAATNPVAIKPEDVPQEIIDKEKEIYRAQTLEMGKPENIADKIAEGKLQKFFKENCLLNQQYVRDLDITIADLINEIVAKIGENITIKRFVRYKIGEY; from the coding sequence GTGACGACAATTAGTGCAGCAATGGTTAAACAGCTTCGAGAAAAAACCGGAGCCGGCATCATGGATTGTAAAGAAGCCCTTTCCGAAAGTGATGGCAATGTTAGTAAAGCAATTGATTTTTTAAGAAAAAAAGGCCTGGCAACCGCTGCTAGGCGTGCCGGCAGAACAACGGTCGAAGGGATTATTCAATCCTATATCCATATGGACGGCAAGCTGGGAGTACTGGTTGAAGTGAACTGCGAGAGCGATTTTGTTGCCAAAAACGAAGATTTCAAGGAGTTTGCCAAGAATATCGCCATGCATATCGCCGCGACCAATCCTGTGGCGATCAAGCCTGAAGACGTTCCCCAAGAGATCATCGACAAAGAAAAGGAAATCTATCGGGCCCAGACTTTGGAGATGGGTAAACCCGAGAATATCGCCGACAAGATCGCTGAGGGCAAATTGCAAAAATTTTTTAAGGAAAATTGCCTGCTGAATCAGCAATACGTTCGAGACCTCGATATCACCATTGCCGATCTGATCAACGAGATCGTTGCAAAAATCGGAGAAAATATAACCATTAAACGGTTTGTTAGGTACAAAATAGGAGAGTATTAA
- a CDS encoding UMP kinase translates to MARPRFNRILLKLSGEALMGDQSFGISPGMIKYVAEEVRSVFDLGVQTAIVVGGGNIFRGISAASYGMDRVSADRMGMLATVINSLALQDALEERGIQTRVQTAISMHEVAEPFILRRAIRHLEKGRVVIFAAGTGNPYFTTDTAAVLRAQEIHAEILLKATKVDGLYDSDPVIQENAKFIEKISYMEVLEKQLQVMDMTAISLAMDNHLPMVVFNLTSKGNIRKVVCGEKVGTQIGS, encoded by the coding sequence GTGGCACGTCCTCGATTTAATAGGATACTGCTAAAGCTAAGCGGCGAAGCTCTGATGGGCGACCAAAGCTTTGGCATAAGTCCCGGCATGATAAAGTACGTGGCTGAAGAGGTCCGTTCGGTATTTGACCTAGGGGTTCAGACTGCCATTGTTGTCGGCGGCGGTAATATTTTCAGGGGCATTTCCGCCGCTTCATACGGTATGGATCGGGTTTCCGCCGATCGCATGGGGATGTTGGCTACGGTAATCAACAGCCTGGCGTTGCAGGATGCTTTGGAGGAAAGAGGAATTCAGACCCGTGTTCAGACTGCCATCTCCATGCATGAAGTGGCCGAACCGTTTATCCTCCGGAGGGCGATTCGCCATCTTGAAAAGGGGAGGGTGGTGATATTTGCAGCCGGTACCGGCAATCCGTACTTTACGACGGATACGGCGGCGGTCCTCAGGGCTCAGGAGATTCATGCCGAGATTCTTTTAAAGGCGACAAAGGTTGACGGTCTTTACGATTCAGATCCCGTGATCCAGGAAAATGCAAAATTTATCGAAAAGATCAGTTATATGGAGGTTCTCGAAAAACAGCTTCAGGTTATGGACATGACCGCGATTTCTCTGGCGATGGATAATCATTTACCCATGGTTGTTTTCAATTTGACAAGCAAGGGCAATATCAGAAAAGTCGTGTGCGGAGAAAAGGTAGGAACCCAGATCGGCAGTTAA